The sequence below is a genomic window from Draconibacterium halophilum.
GAGAATTTCCATATGGCCCTGTTCAATATCGGTAATGCGCTGGCAAACTCAGGACGTTTTAAAGAGGCCATTGAAAAATACAGGGAATTCCTTGAATTTGATGCCGATAACGACGATGCTTACTGTTACATTGGCGAGTGTTACCTGAATCTGGACAACCAGCTGCAATCGGAACACAATTACCAGAAAGCAATTTCCATGAATCCGGAGAATGATACGGCTCATTTTGGTGTAGGGCTGATTATGTGGATCGCTAAAAAGTACGACAGAAGTATTGACTACATCAACAAGGCCATAAAGATCGACAAGCAAAATTCGGAATACTGGCTGACTTTGGGAAAAGTTAGCAGCGACGCCGAATACCTGGATGATGCAATAAAAGCATTTAAAAAAGGTGCACGTGTTGATTCTGAAAATACCGAAATCTGGCTCACCTGGACCGAAACATTAATGAAGCACGGTGATACAAACGGTGCCATCCGAATACTGAAAAAGGCGATCGACAATAACGACGACTCGATGCTAAAATACCGCCTGGTGGCCATATTGCTCGGGAACCGGAAACGCAAGGAAGCATATGAATGGTTGCGTTCGGCAATGCTGCAGGATTTTGAAAACATCAACTACCTCTTTGATATTTACCCGAGAGCTTTAAAAAGTAAGCAGCTTAAAAAGGTTGTCGACGATTTCCGCCGGGGAGATAAATAACCAATTACAGATTATTCTTTATTCAAATTATTAAATCCCCGGGCAAAATCAGTATCAGGGAGTCAACCTTCTTCTTCTAATCCCTGTTTTACAATTTGTTTTTGTATTTTGGCATCCCAAAATAAAAATTTACACCGTTACAAATTCAGACCATAAATGAACAGATCCGCAAAAGATTACCTTACACTGGTATTAAAAGGAATGGGAATGGGTGCTGCCGATGTGGTACCTGGCGTTTCAGGAGGAACAATTGCCTTTATTACCGGTATTTACGAAGAATTGATTAACTCGATAAAGTCAATCAATTTAACCGCTATTAAACTCTTATTCAGTTTTAAACTTGCTGAGTTTTGGAACGCCATTAACGGAACATTTCTTATCAGTGTATTTATCGGCGTAGGCATCAGTGTTTTCTCACTGGCCAAAGGGTTGGAATATTTGCTACACCACTATCCTATTTTAGTGTGGTCGTTCTTTTTCGGATTGATCGTTGCATCAGCTATTTATGTGGCACGCTCCATAAAACGATGGAAAGCCGACACCATAATTGGCGGCATAGCAGGAATTATAATTGCCTACCTGATTACAGTTATCACACCTGCCGAAGCAAACACCAGCTACTGGTTTATTTTTCTGTCGGGAGCCATTGCAATTTGCGCCATGATCCTGCCAGGTATCTCAGGTAGTTTTATTTTGGTACTGCTGGGCATGTACAAATTCATCCTTTCGGCAGTTGGCGATGTGAACATCGCGGTGATCCTTACTTTCCTTGTTGGAGCTGCAGTTGGCATCATTGCTTTTTCAAATGTGCTGTCGTGGTTATTGAAAAAATACCACAACACCACCATTGCTGTGTTAGCCGGTTTTATGGTAGGATCGCTAAACAAAGTATGGCCCTGGAAAGAAGTTACACAAACAATAATCGACCGGCATGGTGAACTAAAACCCATCGCCGAACGTAATATTTTACCCGGAACATACGAGCAAATTACAGGACACGAAGCCTGGTTGCCTGGTGCAATTCTACTGGCAATTGCCGGATTTGCACTTATTTTTGTAGTTGAAGGAATTGGAAAGAAATTGAAGAAGTAAACTGGATTCTGGATACTTGATACTTGATACTCACGACTCAATACTTATAAGATGAAAAGATACGGATTATTAGGCTACCCACTCACCCACTCATTCTCGAAGCGTTATTTTACCGAACGTTTTGAAACAGAAAAGATAGATTCAACTTATGACAATTTCGAAATCGATTCGATAACTAAATTCCCGGAGGTGGTAAAAGACAACCCGGAAGTGATTGGTTTTAACGTTACCATTCCGTACAAAGAGCAGGTGATTCCCTATTTGGATGAGCTAAATGATTCGGCAAAAGAGATTGGTGCTGTTAATACCATTCGTGTTACACGAACTGAAAATGGTGTGCATTTAAAGGGATTTAATACCGATACTTTTGGTTTTGAGTCATCGCTGAAACCGCTTTTAAAAGATCATCATAAAAAAGCACTGATTCTTGGAACAGGTGGTGCTTCAAAAGCATTAAAATATGTCCTCAGAAAATTGGGAATCGAATATATTTCAGCATCGATTGAAGAGTTAAAGGAAAATGAGATCCGTTACGAAGATATTGATGAGCAAGTAATCACCGGGCGTTTGCTGATCATTAATGCCACTCCACTGGGAACCTATCCAAAAGTTGAGACTTTCCCGAATATCCCTTACGAATTTATAACTGACAAGCATTTGCTTTTTGATCTGGTTTACAATCCTGAAGTAACGCAGTTTATGGCCAAAGGACAAGCCAACGGAGCCACTGTTAAAAACGGCTACGAGATGTTGCTGAACCAGGCTAAAAAGTCTTATGAGATTTGGAACTCGGAAGAGTAAGTATTCAGTGATCAGTCACAGTTTTCAGTAAGATTGCAACTTGTAATCTGAAACTGGAAACATCATCCCCCTTAATCCCCCTTTGAAGGGGGAAAACGACGAAGGAGTTGGGGGATGAAACCCAAAA
It includes:
- a CDS encoding shikimate dehydrogenase family protein, whose amino-acid sequence is MKRYGLLGYPLTHSFSKRYFTERFETEKIDSTYDNFEIDSITKFPEVVKDNPEVIGFNVTIPYKEQVIPYLDELNDSAKEIGAVNTIRVTRTENGVHLKGFNTDTFGFESSLKPLLKDHHKKALILGTGGASKALKYVLRKLGIEYISASIEELKENEIRYEDIDEQVITGRLLIINATPLGTYPKVETFPNIPYEFITDKHLLFDLVYNPEVTQFMAKGQANGATVKNGYEMLLNQAKKSYEIWNSEE
- a CDS encoding DUF368 domain-containing protein — encoded protein: MNRSAKDYLTLVLKGMGMGAADVVPGVSGGTIAFITGIYEELINSIKSINLTAIKLLFSFKLAEFWNAINGTFLISVFIGVGISVFSLAKGLEYLLHHYPILVWSFFFGLIVASAIYVARSIKRWKADTIIGGIAGIIIAYLITVITPAEANTSYWFIFLSGAIAICAMILPGISGSFILVLLGMYKFILSAVGDVNIAVILTFLVGAAVGIIAFSNVLSWLLKKYHNTTIAVLAGFMVGSLNKVWPWKEVTQTIIDRHGELKPIAERNILPGTYEQITGHEAWLPGAILLAIAGFALIFVVEGIGKKLKK
- a CDS encoding tetratricopeptide repeat protein, coding for MNEERDNFREEDISEALKRFKGSLLSGRLKYFDVSEFEGIVEQLMEEGDLRSSEIAAKQGIQIHPNAVALHLKYAQILLSKGKYDQAQKYLDFAERVENTNPDVHLLRGSASLIMGNEDLAKASFKKAIKVGNGETDDILYHVGSAFIQIGEIREAISYFKKALKLNPKHELALYDLAFFTDQIGDYKNSIKYYNRFIDYDVYNYSAWFNLGIVYNKADMHDEAIEAYEYTLAINENFHMALFNIGNALANSGRFKEAIEKYREFLEFDADNDDAYCYIGECYLNLDNQLQSEHNYQKAISMNPENDTAHFGVGLIMWIAKKYDRSIDYINKAIKIDKQNSEYWLTLGKVSSDAEYLDDAIKAFKKGARVDSENTEIWLTWTETLMKHGDTNGAIRILKKAIDNNDDSMLKYRLVAILLGNRKRKEAYEWLRSAMLQDFENINYLFDIYPRALKSKQLKKVVDDFRRGDK